In Acidobacteriota bacterium, the DNA window GTGGTTGTCAGCTCGATTGATTGCCCAGGGTCTTCAGAAGATCCGCGAACCGACTCGAGCCCAGAAGTTCGGCCGGGTTGGGCGGCTTTGCGCCGGCCGGCAACAGATAGAGGCCACTGGCTCCGGTCTGGCGCAACACCTCGGTTGCCACTCAGCGTCCCGGTGCCTTCAGGATCCGCCAATCTCCACGATCGGTTCACCGCGCTGGAGCAGATCCAGGCCGTTCGGTAATCTCGCGGCGAGCACTGTGCGAAGTACGCGGTTCGTCGCGTTACCGCAGGTGACCCAAAGTACCTGAGCCGGAGGACTGAGCAGCGTCCGGGTCGGCGATGCCGCTCCAGTCGCGGAGGAACCACCGAAGTTCCTTGCGCAGCGCCTTTGTCACGTTCCTGAACCACGGGCGGATGATAAATCCATAGTGCAGGCGGCCAAGGATGTCGATCCATCGTTTTACGGTGTCCACCGACACGTTGATCTGGTTGGCCAGCACGGCGTAGACGAGTTGGTGGCTGCTCCGCTCGGCCAGGAGGGTCATGAGCGTCTCCATCGTGCCGAGGTCCTGGACGTGCGCCACGTCGCGCAGGTCCTCCCTGGAAAGTTGCTCCTGCCGCAGAGACCGCCACCGTCGCGAAAACCGCAAATCTCGGCGCAGGAACGGCTCGGGAAATCCGCCATGGTCGCACAGGGCTTGCCATTCCTCCTGGTCGATGGACGCGGCCGGCTGGACAATCCGGTCGGGCACGTGCGGGCGAAGCAGTTCGCCCGCCGACGCATTCGACCAGTCCTCGCGCTCCGCGTCCGTCATGGGCGGTAGCACGGTCACCATTAGCCGCGCGTTGCGGGAACATATCACGGGTAGCGCCCACACAATTTGAGTGAAATTATCAAAGTTATGCACAATTGATAACTTTCCTAATTTGCGTATACTTTAGCCGTGGACCCGATTACGAATCCCTTCGCCCCTGGTGCAGGCACGCCGCCTCCCGAACTCGCAGGCCGCGATGATCTACGCGAAACCGTTCGCGTGGCCATCGAGCGCGTACGCCGAGGTCTACCCACGAAGAGCCTCTTGATGGTGGGGCTTCGAGGGGTGGGCAAGACCGTGTTGCTCGATCGGATGAGAAATGACGCCGAAGGGGCTGGCATTCAAACCTTGCGCGTAGAAGCACCTGAAGGTCGTTCGCTGCCGGCAATTCTCGCCCCGCAATTGCGTCAGGCCCTGTTGAGGCTTTCTCGGAACGAGCAAGCCAAGGACTTGGCTCAACGGGCGCTTCGAGCGCTAGCAGGATTTGCCAAGGCCCTGAAGGTGAAATATGACGACATCGAGGTGGGATTGGACTTTGATCCCGAACCTGGCCTCGCTGACAACGGCGACTTGGAGCATGACCTGCAAGCGCTGCTGGAATCGGCTGGATTGGCCGCACAGAAGGCCGGAACGGCCATGGCGATCTTTGTGGACGAATTGCAGTATGTAAGAGAGGCGGAACTCGCGGCCCTCATCACCGCACTGCATCGCACAGCGCAGGGACGGCTTCCTGTCGTGTTGATCGGCGCAGGGCTGCCGCAGTTGAGGGGCCGAATGGGTCGCGCCAAGTCCTATGCGGAACGACTGTTTGATTTTCCTGAGATCGGTCCACTGACTCCCGACGCAGCGAGACTCGCCATCGCAAAACCGGCGAAAGACCAGGGCGTCGAGGTGACGCATGAGGCATTGGACGGCATCGTAAAAGAGACCCGCGGCTACCCCTATTTTGTGCAGGAGTGGGGTAAACATGCGTGGGACGTCGCCGGCCGGTCCCCGATCACGATCGAGGACGTTGAAGACGCCTCGAAATCTGCCATTGCCGCACTCGACGAGAGTTTCTTTCGCGTCAGATTTGATCGGCTCACGCCTGCCGAGAAGAAGTACCTCCGAGCGATGGCTGAACTCGGTCCCGGCCCACATCGGTCAGGAGACATCGCTGGATCGCTGCGACGTGAAGTGACCTCGCTCGGTCCGACGAGGAACCAGTTGATCGCCAAGGGCATGATCTGGAGTCCGCACCACGGTGACACGGCCTTCACCGTCCCCCTGTTCGACGAGTTCATGCGCCGGATCATGCCCGGTGACGACTGGGAGAATTAGTCGGCTACCGTATTTCCTTTGCGCCTGACCGCCCGCCCCCTCGTCAGGCCTTCGGCGTCTCCGCCGTGTAGTAGTTCGCGTAGCCAGACGCCAATCATGTTCCTTTCGCCTGTTGGATCTGCTCAACAGCGCGGTCGGCCGCCTTGGCCTGACCCGCGAGCCCCTCAGAGCAGTTGACTGAGCAGCGTCCGGGCCGGGACGACGCAGGGATGGGACTCTGCGAAGCAATCAACGGGCTGGAAGGGCAGGTCCACGACCACCTGAAAGGCATGGTCCGCGCGCGTCTGCGCCTGGAAGTGGGCCAGCGCCGGCGAGAGCGCGGCATCGCTGCGCTTCACCTCAACCAGGAACCACGGCTTGCGGTCACGCACCACGACGAAGTCGACTTCGCGTTTCGCCTTATCGCGCAGGTAGCGGAGTTCAAAGTCGCCGAATCCCAGATCTGTCCAACCTTCCACGGCCTTTAGCAGATGGCACCCCACCATCGTCTCGGCGCGATCGCCCGGGTCGGCGATGCCGCTCCAGTCGCGGAGGAACCACCTGGGTTCCTTGCGCAGCGCCTTTGTCACGTTCCTGAACCACGGGCGGATGGTAAATCCATAGTGCAGGCGGCCAAGGATGTCGATCCACCGTTTTACGGTGTCCACCGACACGTTGATCTGGTTGGCCAGCGCGGCGTAGACGAGTTGGTGGCTGCTCCGCTCGGCCAGGAGGGTCATGAGCGTCTCCATCGTGCCGAGGTCCTGGACGTGCGCCACGTCGCGCAGGTCCTCCCTGGAAAGTTGCTCCTGCCGCAGAGACCGCCACCGCCGCGAAAACCGCAAATCTCGGCGCAGGAACGGCTCGGGAAATCCGCCATGGTCGCACAGGGCTTGCCATTCCTCCTGGTCGATGGACGCGGCCGGCTGGACAATCCGGTCGGGCACGTGCGGGCGAAGCAGTTCGCCCACCGACCAGGGATGCATGCGGTATAGCAGGTAGCGACCCATGAGGCTATCGCCGCCACGGCGGTAGAGATCAAGACGCGAGCTGCCGGTGACCAGTATTCGGACGCGATCGCCATAGGTATCGAAGAAGCCCTTCAGCAGCGCCTTCCATTTCGTGTGTTTGTGCAGCTCGTCCAGAACCAGTACGGGCGGGGTGGCGCGAAGATGATCCAGCCCTGCGGCTTGGGCCAGCGCGGCGGGGCCGCGCAGGATCGTCCGCCGGTGGTCGGCGTTGTCCCAGTTGAGATAGACGTCGCCGGCCGCTCGGCATGCGGTGGTCTTGCCCACCTGGCGCGGACCGCTCACAAGGGCCATCTGACGGTTTCGTTGAAGGTGGTCGAGGATGATGGCGGTGTAGAGCCGTGGACGAGTGGTCATCGGGACCATTATCGTGCATATCGCTGTTTGGTCCAGCTCAAATTACGATGGTCGCGATATCAGGAACGCCATAACCGGCTTGCGGCGTCCAGTTTCCTTCAGCCGCGAGAGGCTCACTGACATCCCTTAGAGACGACGGCCGCGCTCATAGTGGAACGCGGCCATCGGCTCATGCCCTCATCAGATCACAACTGCGGCGCCATGGCGATCAAAAGATGTGTAGGATCTTGAGCTCCGGGAGGGATTAGACCAGGACGATGCGTCGGGTGACGTCGTGGAAGAACGCCCGCGACCACAGTGTGAGCGCGTTTGGATCCGGCACAAACGGCAATACGTCCGCTCGCGCCTGTTCGAGATTGAGCGTGTCGATCGCGCGGTCCATCAACCTGCGCCACTCGGTCGCGTTAAGGGCCTGCTCCAGGGGCCAATGACCGCTCTGCACCATGCGTGCCTCCAGATGCGCCAGATGCAGTTCCGGGTGGCGCGCGGCAAACCACACCAAGTCGTACCAGTCGCGCCCTTTGACGCGAGTCTTCCACCGGCGGCACAGCAGCGCGTGCATCTTGCCCGCGAACAGGTCCGGCAGCCCGTAGACGCGAACCGCAAACGGAATCGGCGACAGTAGGTATCGCACGTCGGTGTCGAATCCGGGCGGAGGGTCGGTGTCGACCTCGATCTTGATCGTCAGCACCTGATCTCGGTGGATCGTGCGGGTGATGGTTTCGGGTGCGTTGATCGAAACGAGCTCGCGCAGCGTGTGCGTCTTGAGGAAGGCAGAGTGGATCGCCGAACGGCGGGTCGATCCGGGCTTTTCGTGTGCGCGGACGTCGAAGCCAAAGGCGCGCAACTCCGTCTCGACGGCGGCCATGTAGCGCGCGAGTGCGAACCCCGGGGTGGGCGCCAGGAGCGAGAAGTCGAGATCTTCCGAGAACCGATCGAGTCCGTGCAGGACGCGCAGCGCCGTGTCACCGTAGAACGCCGCGTGCTCGTAGAACTTGTTGCGCCAGAGTCCGAGCAGCGCCAGTTCCTGCAGCACTTCGCGAAGCGCCGTGACATGGTCGGCCGGCGTGATGGGCCGGTGGCGAGCGATCATCTGGCGGACCAAGTCATTCACGTGTGATCACCTCCGCCAGGCGAGCGAGGCGTCGGGATGGCCATTGCGACGCGAGGTCACCGACCAGGCCCGCGTCGAGCGTGGCCAACTGATCCATGTTGATGCGGAGGTCGTAGGCCATGGCGGTCTGGAACGCGCTTCGCGATCGAGCGGTCAGGCCGCGGGACGCGACGATGGTGTCGCACAGGGCCTTCTCGCGCGAGGCGACGAGGAAGGCCCTGTTGGCACCCGTTTCGACGAGCGTCACGCCAACCGGAAAGACAGCGTGGGGCACCGGTCGGTAGCTGAAGCGCGCGACTGGCGTGTCGAACGTGCGCGATTTGCCGAAGGTGGCGGAGGTGATGGTGGTGACTCGCTCGGGGATGAGGCCGTAGTAGCTGAGCGCATATTCAAAGGACACGTAGGAGGGCCCGCTGATGAGGTTGGCCAGCAGCTCCACGCAGTACGGCAGGCGCCGGTAAGTCGGGCCGAAGATGTACAGGCCCTTCTTCACTCGGATGATGGCGCCGGCGTCGAGCAGGCGCGTGGCCCGGTCGCGCGGACGGGCGTAGTGGCGGAGACCCTGCAGGAGCGTCTGATAGTCGAACTCTTCGAACGGGACACTGGCGCGCAGAGCGGCGATCATCGAGTCATACCCGACTCAAACATACCAGTACGTCTGTGATTTGTCGACATACTGGATATAATTGGACGCCGCTCAAGGCGGTGAGATCCGCAGGGCGGACGGTGTGCGATGGCGGTCAATCGCCTTCCATATGGCCACTAAACCGGAATCGACGTAGGCGGCGACTAGGTGCGACCGGCGCGGTTTGCACATGGGGCCGTCAGTCAGTGGCACCCGCTGTCCATGCCATCGTGCGATCACACGAGAGCCTTCATGACGGCCTCGGCGTCGATCACATGCACGCCATGGTTGGTGACCGTCGCACTCGGCGCCGGCCTGGGCACGAACAGAACGCGCCGCGTCTGCGGGAGCAATCCCGGTGGCAAGGGTCGGGCAAGCAGCGCCCGGGCCAGGCGCTCGATTTCGGCATGGCCAAGTGGCTTGCTGGACCACTTCACCTCTCCGACCAGCGTGGCGTGTCCACCGGTGGTTGTCGATACCACATCCCACTCCGGTTCGCGGCCCTGCCACCAGCGTCTGCCAGGCATCCATGTGTCATCCGGCTTCGTGTCTTCACACAGGGCGGGCAGTCTTGGCACCGCGCTTCGGCACAGCGTTTCCCACGTCTCGGCCTCGAGGGCGTCTTTCAGCCGCTGCCACACGGCCAGCCGGGCGCCGTGCGGGGCACTTGCCAGCGTTGCGCGATGGGGCGCAACCACGTGGAACCAGAATCGGAAGAACGGGTCAGCAATTCGATAGATCGTGCGGCGACTGCTCTTTTCGGACCGACCAAAGGGGATCTCCCGTTGCACCAGGCCCAGGTCGACCAGCCGACCCAGCGGGCGGCTGAGGGACGTGGCGGGCTGGCCAAGGCGTCCGGCGATCTCGGAGAGACGGTGGGCCCCGCTGCCAATGACGTCCAAAAGAGGTCTCAGCGCGACTGCGGACGGCATCTCTTCCAGCAGGAGGCGATCGGGTTCCCGATGGAGCGGCCCAAGCGGATCCAGCACGAGCTTTTCCACCGCCTGGTCCAGGTTGACGTGGAAGGGCTCGGCGAGTTCCCAGTAACGCGGGATCCCTCCCCACACGGTATAGGCCTGCACCATCTTCGCCGGCTCGTCCAGTCCCAGCGCCTGTCCGATCCAACCGGCAGGAAGCGGCTGCAAGGGGAACGCCTCCAACGCGCGCCCGTAGAGCGGGGCGCTGGCGTCCAGCACCATCCCCTGCATCATGCGCTGACTCGAGCCGGCAATCGCCACCAGCAAGCCGCCCGAAGACGACTCCTGGTCGATCCAGTTCTGCAGGATGCTGGGCAGTGTTGGCGAAGACGCCACGAGGCAGGGAAACTCGTCGAGCACCAGCGGCCCGCGCCAGTTCGCCGTGCGGGCGTCTCGCGAGAGGCGGCGCAGCAGTGGCAGCCAACCCGGATAGTCGCTGTCACTGAACCCTTGCAGTCGCCCGGCGATCGCCTCGGCGAAGTAGCGCCGTTGAACCGGCTCGGCCGACTGGTCGGCGACGGTGTAGACCCCGTTGTGGCGATGGCACCACTGCGTCAGCAGACGGGTTTTGCCGACGCGACGGCGTCCCCACACGGCGACCAGGCCCGCCGCGCGGCGCGCGACCAACCCGTCCAGGCGGTCGAGTTCATTCCGACGGTCGAGGAAGTCCATGAATGAACATTATGCCACGCATCATTATGCTCAGTAGCATAATCACGAGGACGTCTTCGGTTGAGCTGGGGCACCGACCTCATCGTCACGTCCGGCGGCCAACCCGAGACGATGGTGGTGGGAGAACTGAAGAAGTGGTCGAGTGCAGGTGGAGTGGATGTGGAGTGGTTCTGCTACCGGACCCGGTCGTGTGAAACCAGGTGTCGGCCACGCCATGGTGCTGATGGGGTGTGCCGTCAGGATCCCGCAATCTCCACGATCGGTTCACCGCGCTGGAGCAGGTCCAGGCCGTTCGGTAAACTCGCCACAAGTATCGTGTGAAGCATGCGGTTCGTGACGTTACCACAGGTGACCCAAAGGACTTGCGGCGGTGGGCCGAGCCTGGTGACCATGTCGACGAAATCCTCATCCTTGGAGACGATCACGTGACCAGCCTCGCGGAGCGCGGCGAAAATTCGTGCGTCGTCGGCGTGCCTGAGGCCAATCGCGTCGAGGTTGCTGGCTTCAACATCGAACCGGCCCGCGATCCAAGCGGCAAGGGCCGGCGGCAGCTGGGCGTCGATCCACAGTTTCACGCAGCAGCCCGAGGGATCGCCGTGCGACGAGCGGCAAACAACAGGCACGCGGGGACGTCGTCGGGTTCCAAGTCGGGAAAATCGGCCAGAATCTCGTCAGCCGACACACCCGCAGCAAGCATCTCGAGAATGTCGCTCACGCGGATCCTGAGGTGCCGCACGGTAGGCCGGCCTCCACATCGACCTGGGTCCTGCGTGATTCTTGCGAGGAGCTCAATTGAGTCCATGTGCCAACCTTCCGCCACCGTCTTCGTGGCCGTCACGACTATCCTAGCCCTTTCATTTCCTTCGAGCCAGCGGAAGCTGGTTGACATCCCGTACGCGCGACGCCCGGCGAGTTCAAATGCGCGGCCATCGGTTTTGCGACAGTTGTTACACGCGGTGGATGTCGGTCCAGGGCACGGCAGCGGCATACGACCGGGGCTGATGTTGGTCGCCGCCGTAGATGACGCGGCGCTCCACCGCGCGCTCAGGCCAGGCG includes these proteins:
- a CDS encoding DUF4143 domain-containing protein, giving the protein MVTVLPPMTDAEREDWSNASAGELLRPHVPDRIVQPAASIDQEEWQALCDHGGFPEPFLRRDLRFSRRWRSLRQEQLSREDLRDVAHVQDLGTMETLMTLLAERSSHQLVYAVLANQINVSVDTVKRWIDILGRLHYGFIIRPWFRNVTKALRKELRWFLRDWSGIADPDAAQSSGSGTLGHLR
- a CDS encoding ATP-binding protein; this encodes MDPITNPFAPGAGTPPPELAGRDDLRETVRVAIERVRRGLPTKSLLMVGLRGVGKTVLLDRMRNDAEGAGIQTLRVEAPEGRSLPAILAPQLRQALLRLSRNEQAKDLAQRALRALAGFAKALKVKYDDIEVGLDFDPEPGLADNGDLEHDLQALLESAGLAAQKAGTAMAIFVDELQYVREAELAALITALHRTAQGRLPVVLIGAGLPQLRGRMGRAKSYAERLFDFPEIGPLTPDAARLAIAKPAKDQGVEVTHEALDGIVKETRGYPYFVQEWGKHAWDVAGRSPITIEDVEDASKSAIAALDESFFRVRFDRLTPAEKKYLRAMAELGPGPHRSGDIAGSLRREVTSLGPTRNQLIAKGMIWSPHHGDTAFTVPLFDEFMRRIMPGDDWEN
- a CDS encoding AAA family ATPase gives rise to the protein MTTRPRLYTAIILDHLQRNRQMALVSGPRQVGKTTACRAAGDVYLNWDNADHRRTILRGPAALAQAAGLDHLRATPPVLVLDELHKHTKWKALLKGFFDTYGDRVRILVTGSSRLDLYRRGGDSLMGRYLLYRMHPWSVGELLRPHVPDRIVQPAASIDQEEWQALCDHGGFPEPFLRRDLRFSRRWRSLRQEQLSREDLRDVAHVQDLGTMETLMTLLAERSSHQLVYAALANQINVSVDTVKRWIDILGRLHYGFTIRPWFRNVTKALRKEPRWFLRDWSGIADPGDRAETMVGCHLLKAVEGWTDLGFGDFELRYLRDKAKREVDFVVVRDRKPWFLVEVKRSDAALSPALAHFQAQTRADHAFQVVVDLPFQPVDCFAESHPCVVPARTLLSQLL
- a CDS encoding nucleotidyl transferase AbiEii/AbiGii toxin family protein; this encodes MNDLVRQMIARHRPITPADHVTALREVLQELALLGLWRNKFYEHAAFYGDTALRVLHGLDRFSEDLDFSLLAPTPGFALARYMAAVETELRAFGFDVRAHEKPGSTRRSAIHSAFLKTHTLRELVSINAPETITRTIHRDQVLTIKIEVDTDPPPGFDTDVRYLLSPIPFAVRVYGLPDLFAGKMHALLCRRWKTRVKGRDWYDLVWFAARHPELHLAHLEARMVQSGHWPLEQALNATEWRRLMDRAIDTLNLEQARADVLPFVPDPNALTLWSRAFFHDVTRRIVLV
- a CDS encoding ATP-binding protein, giving the protein MDFLDRRNELDRLDGLVARRAAGLVAVWGRRRVGKTRLLTQWCHRHNGVYTVADQSAEPVQRRYFAEAIAGRLQGFSDSDYPGWLPLLRRLSRDARTANWRGPLVLDEFPCLVASSPTLPSILQNWIDQESSSGGLLVAIAGSSQRMMQGMVLDASAPLYGRALEAFPLQPLPAGWIGQALGLDEPAKMVQAYTVWGGIPRYWELAEPFHVNLDQAVEKLVLDPLGPLHREPDRLLLEEMPSAVALRPLLDVIGSGAHRLSEIAGRLGQPATSLSRPLGRLVDLGLVQREIPFGRSEKSSRRTIYRIADPFFRFWFHVVAPHRATLASAPHGARLAVWQRLKDALEAETWETLCRSAVPRLPALCEDTKPDDTWMPGRRWWQGREPEWDVVSTTTGGHATLVGEVKWSSKPLGHAEIERLARALLARPLPPGLLPQTRRVLFVPRPAPSATVTNHGVHVIDAEAVMKALV
- a CDS encoding DUF5615 family PIN-like protein produces the protein MKLWIDAQLPPALAAWIAGRFDVEASNLDAIGLRHADDARIFAALREAGHVIVSKDEDFVDMVTRLGPPPQVLWVTCGNVTNRMLHTILVASLPNGLDLLQRGEPIVEIAGS
- a CDS encoding DUF433 domain-containing protein — its product is MDSIELLARITQDPGRCGGRPTVRHLRIRVSDILEMLAAGVSADEILADFPDLEPDDVPACLLFAARRTAIPRAAA